The DNA sequence GCGGCGGCGGCCAGCCGATCAGCGCGGGTGAAGCCGACCCTGGCCACCAGCAGCGTCGCGTCGGTCGCGCTCGCCAGCAGCAGCGTCTCCGCATCGGACAGTAGCGATGGCGCGTCGACCACGACGAACCGGCCGCCGAGCCGCATCGACTCCAGCGCCGGGGCCAGCGCGTCCGAGGCCAGCAGTTGCTCGCTCGGCTCCGGCCCGGCCGGGCCGGCCGGCAGGACGTACAGCGGCAGGTCCGGGTGCCGGTGCGTGGCCTGCTCGGCCGCGACCTCGCCGCGCAGCACGCTGGTCAGGCCGACCGTGTTCGGCACGTCGAAGACCCGGTGTACGCCGGGGTTCCGTACGTCCGCGTCGATCAGCACGACCGGCTCGCCGGCCCGGGCGATCGCGATGGCGATGTTCGCCGCAGTAGCCGTTTTTTCTTCCCCCGGCACCGAGCCGGTGACCGTGAGGCTGGCGAACCGGCGCCCGGCCGCGCGCAGCCGCAGATTGGCGCGGATCTGCCGGAACGCCTCGACGCGCGGCTCCGTGTCGTCGCCGGTCGCCAGCGGCGGTCTCCCCCCGCCGGCCGCGACGGCACCGAGGAGGACGGTGCCGGCGACCTCGGCCGCGTGGCTCTCGTCGCGTACGGTGCGGTCACGCGCGTAGCGGACCACCGCGACGAGGACTCCGATCGCAAGGCCCCCGGCCGCGCCGAGCCCGGTGTCGGCCGCGACCTGCGGCGTGGCCGGGGCCGAGGGCGTCGTCGCCGGCCGGGTCACCGAGACCTTGACCGGCGACTCGTCGATGCCGGTCGGCTTCTCCAGGCGCGCGACGTATGCGGGAAACTCCGCCGCGATCGCGTTGGCGATGTCGCGGGCGCGTACCGGATCCGGGTCACGGACCTCGACGGTGAGCACCGCCGTGCCGGCCGCGCCGGTCACCGTGACCCGCTGCGTCAACTCCGAAGGCTGGTACGGCAGCCCGAGTCGCCGTACGACGGCTTCGGCCACCTCAGGGCTGTTGCCCACCTCGGCATACGAGCGCACCCGCTGCAGGATGTAGTTGCCGCCCTCGTTGAGTTGGCCGATGTCGCGGGTGGTGAAGTTCGGCGCGAAGAACAGTTGGGCGTCCGCCCGGTACATGGGTTCCTGCTGGGCGGAGGCGAGACCCGCGCCCGCGGCACCGAGCAGCACCAGCGCCAGCACCAGCCACCGCTGCGACCACACGGCTCGCAGATGGCGCTCGAGGGTGAGCTGCTGCCACTGCTGGTGTACGGATGGCGCGACATCGCCCGGCCCGTCGGAGGCAGGCCGACTGAGCAGCCGAGCCGGGGCGAACCGCCCGGAAAGCTTCACGCTGAACCTCACACCCCGCCGGAATAGCGGCGCAATGTTAGCAGCAGGTCCGCTCCGCTCATCGTCGCAAGGCCGTCAGCGCCGGGTCGGGGAGCCTACAGTCGACAGGTCGCAGCGACTCGGCGGCGCCGATGCCGACGGCGAGCAGCAGCACCCCTGCGGCGGCCGGCCACAGGTAGAAGTCGAAGAACCAGATCTGTACGGCGAACCCGACGATGAGCATCCGTGCGGTCAGCGACCTGAGCTTGACCAGCACGACCGCCAGGATGGACACGAACACCAGCAGCGCGAGCACGCCGAAGTCGTACCAGAGGGTGAGGTAGCTGTTGTCGAACGCCTGTGCCTGCCCGTCGGAGATGCCGACCTGCTGGAAGAACCGCACGTGCGCCTCCGGACCCAGGCCGAACAGCGCGCTGCCGGCACCGTCCATGATGCCGGACCAGGCCTCTTCCGTACGGCGGTAGCGCGCCGTCGCCGAACTCGACCCGCCGACGTTGGTCAGGCGGGCCCGGACGAGGTCAGTCAGGTCCCGCACCGGCTTGGGACCGACGGCCACCAGCACGGTGCCGGCGGCGGCGAACGCCGCGACCAGACCGACGCCGCGCCGGGTGAGCTTGCGCGGCTGGGCCAGGTACCAGATGCCGAGCGCGCAGGCCGTACCGATCCAGGCGCTGCGCGACCCGGACAGCAGCAGGCCGACCGCGCCTGCGGCGAACGGTACCTGCCAGAGCCGGCCGCGCAGGCCAACGGCCACGCACATCGCCAGCATGCCGTACGTGCCGTAGACGATCGGATGTCCCATGGTGCCGGCCGACCTGCCGGCTC is a window from the Solwaraspora sp. WMMD792 genome containing:
- a CDS encoding O-antigen ligase family protein — its product is MSHLPTLRGASRPADAAVAVVAGAAAVAVGVAAAWQPFALAAVAVVGLLAWGLWTPDRLNYTLFAVLLLVPVTADPGYPVDPVWTVLLAATAIAALGRIQRFQPYAPLPSVGMLGFAVPAVCVLTGLVWWTGPKDIVIAVAPLACYALVGWHVVAEARAGAPVIRLARAFAWVAVPVTLLAVYQRMSGTWPVLDQLAISNAFTAQAGAGRSAGTMGHPIVYGTYGMLAMCVAVGLRGRLWQVPFAAGAVGLLLSGSRSAWIGTACALGIWYLAQPRKLTRRGVGLVAAFAAAGTVLVAVGPKPVRDLTDLVRARLTNVGGSSSATARYRRTEEAWSGIMDGAGSALFGLGPEAHVRFFQQVGISDGQAQAFDNSYLTLWYDFGVLALLVFVSILAVVLVKLRSLTARMLIVGFAVQIWFFDFYLWPAAAGVLLLAVGIGAAESLRPVDCRLPDPALTALRR
- a CDS encoding polysaccharide biosynthesis tyrosine autokinase; the protein is MKLSGRFAPARLLSRPASDGPGDVAPSVHQQWQQLTLERHLRAVWSQRWLVLALVLLGAAGAGLASAQQEPMYRADAQLFFAPNFTTRDIGQLNEGGNYILQRVRSYAEVGNSPEVAEAVVRRLGLPYQPSELTQRVTVTGAAGTAVLTVEVRDPDPVRARDIANAIAAEFPAYVARLEKPTGIDESPVKVSVTRPATTPSAPATPQVAADTGLGAAGGLAIGVLVAVVRYARDRTVRDESHAAEVAGTVLLGAVAAGGGRPPLATGDDTEPRVEAFRQIRANLRLRAAGRRFASLTVTGSVPGEEKTATAANIAIAIARAGEPVVLIDADVRNPGVHRVFDVPNTVGLTSVLRGEVAAEQATHRHPDLPLYVLPAGPAGPEPSEQLLASDALAPALESMRLGGRFVVVDAPSLLSDAETLLLASATDATLLVARVGFTRADRLAAAADVLRALPVNLVGLVATRRGAAMRRGR